From a region of the Leptospira kmetyi serovar Malaysia str. Bejo-Iso9 genome:
- a CDS encoding patatin-like phospholipase family protein, producing MARKIHPEILKFLSGISLFQKLSPAVLTRIYQNIEERNVYNHDVIYFRGDISDKLFIVRHGEVMLTFGESGKAVKYLGEGEFFAENSLMTRTQHGGSAIAVMDTLLYVLDGHFFLKLAEKEPTLSGNLIRLMSNRFREHLEPENKLSSLPRRMICHVPLEEVQGYKEKLDAIVKIGGYSHEGKMTLVPMESFEKVSIQDAIRKLSLLRNQFPVIHLYFQHAGLKPELDKLLLQADQIVFWEDNPERNQKKKTEIITYFRSRIRNFAGRTIRYVDSVNSIRPEDSVKHQKIFHKEETFSRYLVSRTRGLALGGGGARALAHVGLLRVLERENIKVDLVSGASFGAVIAALYARGENTDTIQKMIYKFFGGLDKPFDPTVPLVSFFKGKKMNRMLKDAFGSALIEDLKIPFVTSAVDLHSGEEYVMDRGPVWEALAAAMSLPGMFPPVFHGDHLLVDGGVINNVPENLIRQRGADIILSANVSPLRDEAIVRLLEDRKITGKSFFKNLWEDLKYPPILKIMGRAITLEGREITKLRKDKMDLFINLHIEEFSFFDFNKFREIIRKGEEEAENHLEEIYGLFYPGKKYSKKKR from the coding sequence ATGGCACGAAAAATTCATCCTGAAATTCTGAAATTTCTTTCCGGGATATCCTTGTTTCAAAAATTATCTCCGGCCGTTCTGACTCGCATCTATCAAAACATAGAGGAAAGGAACGTTTACAATCACGACGTAATCTACTTTCGAGGGGATATTTCGGATAAGCTATTTATAGTTCGACACGGTGAGGTGATGCTTACCTTCGGAGAATCCGGAAAAGCGGTCAAGTATCTGGGAGAGGGAGAATTTTTCGCGGAGAACAGCTTGATGACCCGAACGCAACACGGCGGTTCGGCGATCGCCGTGATGGACACTTTGTTATACGTCCTCGACGGGCATTTCTTTTTGAAACTCGCCGAAAAAGAACCGACCCTTTCGGGCAATTTGATTCGATTGATGAGCAACCGATTTCGGGAACATCTGGAACCCGAAAACAAGCTGAGTTCTCTACCGAGAAGGATGATCTGTCACGTTCCTTTGGAGGAGGTGCAGGGTTATAAGGAGAAGTTAGACGCCATTGTGAAGATCGGCGGATATTCTCACGAAGGAAAGATGACCTTGGTTCCTATGGAATCCTTCGAGAAGGTGAGCATTCAGGATGCGATTCGAAAACTTTCGTTGTTACGAAATCAGTTTCCGGTCATTCATTTGTATTTTCAACATGCGGGTTTAAAACCCGAACTCGATAAACTTCTTTTACAAGCGGATCAGATCGTTTTCTGGGAGGACAACCCGGAACGAAATCAAAAGAAAAAAACCGAAATCATAACCTATTTCCGTTCGAGAATCCGTAACTTCGCGGGAAGAACGATCCGTTACGTGGACTCGGTCAATTCCATCCGCCCCGAAGACAGCGTAAAACATCAGAAAATTTTCCATAAGGAAGAAACGTTCTCCCGTTATCTCGTGTCCAGAACCAGAGGACTTGCGTTAGGCGGAGGGGGAGCGAGAGCCTTGGCTCATGTGGGCCTTCTTCGAGTATTAGAAAGAGAGAATATAAAAGTGGATCTGGTTTCCGGCGCTTCTTTCGGCGCGGTGATCGCGGCCTTGTATGCGCGCGGGGAAAACACGGACACGATTCAAAAAATGATCTACAAATTTTTCGGAGGATTGGATAAACCTTTCGATCCGACCGTTCCTCTCGTTTCCTTTTTTAAAGGAAAAAAAATGAATCGAATGTTGAAGGACGCGTTCGGTTCCGCATTGATCGAGGATTTAAAAATTCCTTTTGTGACTTCCGCGGTGGATCTTCACAGCGGGGAAGAATACGTTATGGACCGAGGTCCGGTCTGGGAAGCGCTTGCGGCGGCGATGAGTTTGCCCGGGATGTTTCCACCCGTATTTCACGGAGATCATCTACTCGTGGACGGAGGAGTCATCAACAACGTTCCCGAAAATTTAATCCGACAACGAGGAGCGGACATCATTCTTTCCGCGAACGTTTCTCCTTTGAGAGACGAAGCGATCGTTCGACTTTTGGAGGATCGAAAGATCACGGGAAAATCCTTCTTCAAAAATTTATGGGAGGACTTAAAGTATCCGCCCATTCTCAAAATTATGGGAAGAGCGATCACACTCGAAGGAAGGGAAATCACGAAACTCAGAAAGGATAAGATGGATTTGTTCATCAATCTTCATATAGAAGAATTCTCCTTTTTCGATTTCAATAAGTTCCGAGAAATCATACGCAAGGGGGAAGAAGAGGCGGAGAATCATCTCGAAGAAATCTACGGTCTTTTTTATCCCGGAAAAAAATATTCAAAGAAGAAACGATAA
- a CDS encoding DUF4254 domain-containing protein, producing MTLKANSVVSVFRQSVVDWHKKEAASPNPFPSDSIESILYSKNQIDTIQWHVEDEIRRPDLPDKELVGFKRQIDKLNQERTDLVEILDDRISSEFQNVSKKPGARMNSETPAWLIDRMSILELKIYHMEEQTLRKDVDENHIQTCKRKLEILLEQRIDLSKCLDELLEDLKNGDKFYKVYRQMKMYNDQTLNPSLYSKKS from the coding sequence ATGACCTTGAAAGCGAACTCCGTCGTATCCGTTTTTCGACAATCCGTGGTTGACTGGCATAAAAAGGAAGCGGCTTCCCCGAACCCGTTTCCGTCCGATAGCATCGAATCGATCCTTTATAGTAAAAATCAAATCGATACCATCCAATGGCACGTAGAAGACGAAATTCGCAGACCGGATCTTCCGGATAAGGAATTGGTCGGTTTTAAAAGACAAATCGACAAACTCAATCAGGAACGCACCGATCTCGTGGAAATCCTGGACGATCGCATTTCCTCCGAGTTTCAAAACGTTTCCAAAAAACCGGGCGCGAGAATGAACTCGGAAACCCCGGCTTGGCTCATCGACCGGATGAGTATTCTCGAACTCAAAATCTATCACATGGAAGAACAAACCCTGAGAAAGGACGTGGATGAGAATCATATCCAAACCTGCAAACGCAAGTTGGAGATCCTACTCGAACAGAGAATCGATCTTTCCAAATGTCTGGACGAACTTCTGGAAGACCTGAAAAACGGGGATAAATTCTACAAGGTTTATCGTCAGATGAAGATGTACAACGATCAAACTCTGAACCCTTCCCTCTATTCCAAAAAATCATGA
- a CDS encoding glycosyltransferase family 9 protein, with translation MNLLVMRFSAMGDVALMAPAIIAIAAKYTNIQLTIVTRGNYAPFFYNIPNVNVVGFNLKRYRGIAGLYRLFKEINKLGPYEKIIDLHSSVRSRLISLLFSIRGIGVYRIVKGRKEKLRQIRQKRKVLNPLPHTVDRYLKVFENAGYPASVRKGPWINVDPESKMFAKEFFESQNIQKKESLYIGFAPFAGHALKEWPREKSRNLLKLLLDEFPGVKIFLFGSKEESKILAEWSQGFENSLKIVSGGKLGIRGELGIMEKMDIMIGMDSSNVHIAALLKRPVIGIYGTTHPYSGFAPFGQEDSGVLQIDNLPCRPCSIYGNTTCYRKDFACMEWIQPEDVIKRIRVVYNINTLF, from the coding sequence ATGAACTTATTAGTCATGCGGTTTTCGGCCATGGGAGACGTAGCTCTTATGGCGCCCGCGATCATCGCGATCGCGGCCAAATACACGAACATCCAACTTACGATCGTTACACGGGGAAACTACGCTCCTTTCTTTTACAATATTCCGAACGTAAACGTGGTCGGATTCAACCTAAAACGTTATCGCGGAATCGCGGGCTTATACCGTCTCTTTAAAGAAATCAACAAACTCGGTCCTTACGAAAAGATCATCGATCTTCATTCTTCCGTTCGTTCTCGTTTGATTAGTCTTCTTTTTTCCATCCGCGGGATCGGAGTGTATCGAATCGTAAAGGGAAGAAAGGAAAAGCTCAGACAAATCCGCCAGAAGCGGAAGGTTCTCAACCCGCTTCCCCACACGGTCGATCGTTATCTCAAAGTTTTTGAAAACGCGGGTTATCCGGCTTCGGTGCGAAAAGGACCTTGGATCAACGTGGATCCCGAGTCCAAGATGTTCGCAAAAGAATTTTTCGAATCTCAGAATATTCAAAAAAAGGAAAGTCTTTACATCGGTTTCGCGCCGTTCGCGGGACACGCTCTCAAAGAATGGCCCCGTGAAAAAAGCAGAAATCTTCTCAAACTTCTTTTGGACGAATTTCCAGGCGTTAAGATTTTCTTGTTCGGTTCCAAGGAAGAATCTAAAATTCTCGCGGAATGGAGCCAAGGTTTTGAAAATTCTTTAAAGATCGTTTCGGGTGGAAAACTCGGAATCCGAGGCGAACTCGGGATCATGGAAAAGATGGACATCATGATCGGAATGGATTCGTCGAACGTGCATATCGCCGCTCTTTTAAAAAGACCCGTCATCGGAATTTACGGAACCACACATCCTTATTCCGGTTTTGCACCTTTTGGCCAAGAGGATTCGGGCGTATTACAAATCGATAATTTACCCTGCAGGCCCTGCAGTATTTACGGAAACACGACCTGTTACCGGAAAGACTTCGCTTGTATGGAATGGATTCAACCCGAAGACGTCATCAAAAGAATCCGGGTCGTTTACAATATCAATACTCTTTTTTGA
- a CDS encoding glycosyltransferase: MRILYFSDTFLPKVDGVAISMKNFAELLAKRGHTFMICCPRYGEGDFDQIGDSIRIERFRSGYLPSYPDIKVVLPSPSKIKRIIKEFEPDLVHIHTPGLLGLYGINATEKYGIPTIGTYHTLMSEQDMYLSFYRLLKLDKLFLRASKSEKKLKMKDLSKIEKFDKFNIRKKIILKISNNIYERCDLIISPSHLIEKQLREFGLKTKIAVISNGLDLTSFKGTIKQLSAAPKLLHVGRISYEKNCDVILNAFKLIHDEIPDSTLTIIGDGPALPSLKIQAQNLGLENAVTFTGFIKREELPEEYPKYDLFLTASTMETQGLVILESVACGLPAVGVDSFAIPELIHDGRNGYIAKPFDVKGIAEKAVAILKDPALYEKFSKESIKISKGHEMMACVDKMEEVYKTVASVKNKKKRNTLINMLFSLPDPLDQFLRYFE; encoded by the coding sequence ATGAGAATTCTTTATTTTTCCGATACCTTTCTTCCTAAGGTGGACGGCGTCGCGATTTCCATGAAAAATTTTGCGGAACTCTTGGCAAAAAGAGGACATACGTTTATGATCTGTTGTCCTCGATATGGAGAAGGAGACTTTGATCAAATCGGAGATTCGATTCGAATCGAAAGATTTCGAAGCGGTTATCTACCGAGTTATCCGGATATCAAGGTCGTGCTTCCTTCTCCCTCAAAAATCAAAAGAATCATCAAGGAATTCGAACCGGATCTGGTTCACATTCATACCCCGGGATTGCTCGGTCTGTACGGAATCAACGCGACCGAAAAATACGGGATTCCCACCATAGGAACCTATCACACTTTGATGTCCGAGCAGGACATGTATCTTTCCTTTTACAGACTTTTAAAACTCGATAAACTTTTTTTAAGAGCAAGCAAATCCGAAAAAAAACTGAAGATGAAGGATCTGAGTAAGATCGAAAAATTCGATAAGTTTAATATTCGAAAAAAGATCATCTTGAAGATTTCGAACAATATCTACGAACGTTGCGATCTGATCATTTCCCCTTCGCACCTGATCGAAAAACAACTCCGCGAGTTCGGCTTAAAAACGAAAATCGCCGTGATCTCGAACGGCCTCGATCTTACCAGTTTCAAAGGAACGATCAAACAACTTTCCGCCGCGCCGAAACTTCTTCATGTGGGGAGAATCTCTTACGAAAAAAACTGCGACGTCATCTTAAACGCGTTTAAACTCATTCACGACGAGATTCCCGATTCTACGTTAACCATCATCGGAGACGGACCTGCTCTTCCTTCTTTGAAGATCCAGGCTCAGAATCTGGGCTTGGAAAACGCGGTGACCTTTACCGGTTTTATCAAACGGGAGGAACTCCCCGAAGAATATCCCAAATACGATCTATTCTTAACCGCATCCACGATGGAAACGCAAGGACTTGTGATTTTGGAATCGGTCGCCTGCGGTCTTCCCGCGGTCGGTGTGGATTCTTTTGCGATTCCTGAACTGATTCACGACGGTAGAAACGGGTATATCGCGAAACCGTTCGATGTAAAAGGAATCGCAGAGAAGGCGGTCGCGATCTTAAAAGATCCGGCGCTTTACGAAAAGTTTTCCAAAGAATCGATCAAGATTTCCAAAGGTCACGAGATGATGGCCTGTGTGGATAAGATGGAAGAGGTTTATAAAACCGTCGCGAGCGTTAAGAATAAAAAGAAAAGAAACACGCTTATCAATATGCTCTTTTCTTTACCCGATCCTTTGGACCAGTTCTTACGATATTTCGAATAG
- a CDS encoding O-antigen ligase family protein, which translates to MGLSVSLSQGFLVLAFLFSLPTSKTSGFWKEPVIVLGVLFFGWYLGDFFIHAFREESFRTYAKTAFNAELKDIFLFIGLILAWNLKKEEFPKVLKALHFLFWILLVTGFISSFSPIRLSRLISDLYRVSQNWKFTHPMGSVGGLSLYLPIGLMNTHLTFGGLLQFFFVVPAFLFLKSFFDRNFKKAILQGIVLLVFLYVVFLNNARSSLLGALFSSATAFLVLGIVRKELPSAKILLFVLGTLAILLILGIGLSFTQAGQKITEPLFGKEKHTDSGRTFIWDSTFPLIEEHPITGVGPGNYNREIEKSRIEHSEKYRELYYFYETTQRGHAHNDYFHLFAVFGFPAIFLFISFGTALYRKLILNKLPYEQALYFFGLSGFFVSGLFQCYFQDDEVVILFWILCGLFLRLSKEEESPTST; encoded by the coding sequence ATCGGTCTGTCCGTTTCCCTCAGCCAAGGTTTCTTGGTGCTCGCGTTTTTATTTTCCTTACCCACTTCGAAAACTTCCGGTTTTTGGAAAGAACCCGTAATCGTTCTTGGGGTTTTATTCTTCGGTTGGTATTTAGGGGATTTTTTCATCCACGCCTTCCGCGAGGAAAGTTTTCGGACCTACGCCAAAACGGCGTTTAACGCCGAACTCAAGGACATTTTCCTTTTCATCGGATTGATTCTCGCTTGGAATTTAAAAAAAGAAGAATTTCCGAAAGTCCTAAAAGCCCTTCATTTTCTTTTTTGGATTCTCCTCGTGACCGGCTTTATTTCAAGCTTTTCCCCCATTCGTCTTTCAAGACTGATCAGCGACTTGTATCGGGTTTCTCAAAATTGGAAGTTCACGCATCCGATGGGAAGCGTGGGCGGTTTGTCCTTATATCTTCCGATCGGACTCATGAACACGCATCTCACCTTCGGCGGTTTGTTACAATTTTTTTTCGTGGTCCCGGCGTTTCTCTTTTTGAAATCTTTCTTTGATCGGAATTTTAAAAAGGCGATTCTGCAAGGAATCGTTCTGCTCGTATTTCTTTACGTTGTCTTTTTGAACAACGCGCGTTCTTCCCTGTTAGGCGCGCTCTTTTCGTCCGCGACCGCGTTTCTTGTTTTGGGAATCGTTCGAAAAGAATTGCCTTCGGCGAAAATTCTTCTCTTTGTCCTGGGAACGCTCGCCATTCTTTTAATTTTAGGAATCGGACTTTCGTTTACGCAAGCGGGACAAAAAATCACCGAACCTCTTTTTGGAAAAGAAAAACATACCGATTCAGGAAGAACCTTTATCTGGGATTCCACGTTTCCGTTGATCGAAGAACATCCGATCACGGGTGTTGGTCCCGGAAATTACAATCGAGAAATCGAAAAGTCAAGAATCGAACATTCCGAAAAATACAGAGAACTTTATTACTTTTACGAAACGACTCAAAGAGGACATGCGCACAACGATTACTTTCACCTCTTTGCGGTTTTCGGTTTTCCGGCGATTTTTCTTTTTATTTCTTTCGGAACCGCCTTGTATCGGAAACTCATTTTGAACAAACTTCCGTATGAACAAGCCCTATATTTTTTCGGTTTATCCGGTTTTTTCGTTTCGGGTCTTTTTCAATGTTACTTCCAAGACGACGAAGTTGTGATTCTCTTTTGGATTCTCTGCGGACTTTTTCTGCGTCTTTCCAAAGAGGAAGAATCTCCTACTTCAACCTGA
- a CDS encoding phospholipase D-like domain-containing protein has product MNSIRSSLSFSLSILFLFVCGISCTNENDSKLFWLNENGFRNVETFFSYPGRYVSSFKKRNVREKILRSIENSKASIDLWVYSFEDPEILDALTRAGRRGVSIRIVADPEKDYPNELIRLGMFRRWERSGLQHSKILIVDRKHVFLGSGNFTWYGLENDLNGYVSFDLFDSEVSDFYSFLEEDPRIASLHLEPFDFYIAPEKGRLIQNLLLRETDKSREEIRYLIFDHFDSVLTSRLSLADRRGVNVRGVYDSPVDAEGKYLAKVLKLPSSEISGDGNEETIASDSFGKGGLLHHKTMIVDNKTLISGSYNFSISARDNNREILFRTSDASIVDSYRKEWDRVRANAIPFRVDPFLKEESNSQNRGPFYFGYAENSIPNGKEQTLCRSDVSKEDSLYLESGIAFWKMILEYSFSIGEICKNVSDFTATSSGFTGKKTNHPVKTQNFRKNGTVRTKNGEVLYSGNQNEESKEQSGFRKKPLYLFSPSYYSIQSGNLFFPKELSNIDVLLPSSVLLYQKGNGPNPISWNPSGNLLSVIPNTTEGMIFLEYDSFYLGFCFHEYSKKGMEYSELIDEILSYRESESSPTLRFESERTPIQNRADHGSYCYRY; this is encoded by the coding sequence ATGAATTCGATCCGAAGTTCTTTATCTTTTTCGTTGTCGATCCTTTTTCTTTTTGTTTGTGGAATTTCCTGCACAAATGAAAACGATTCGAAACTTTTTTGGTTGAATGAAAACGGTTTTCGAAATGTGGAAACCTTCTTTTCGTATCCGGGAAGATATGTTTCTAGTTTCAAAAAACGGAATGTACGCGAAAAGATTCTACGCTCAATCGAGAACTCGAAAGCTTCCATCGATCTTTGGGTATATTCTTTCGAAGATCCGGAAATTCTGGATGCTTTGACCCGCGCCGGTCGACGCGGTGTTTCGATACGAATCGTAGCAGATCCCGAAAAGGATTATCCGAACGAGTTGATCCGATTAGGAATGTTTCGAAGGTGGGAACGATCGGGTTTACAACATTCTAAAATACTGATCGTGGATCGAAAGCATGTGTTTTTGGGTTCGGGAAATTTTACCTGGTACGGACTTGAAAACGATTTGAACGGTTATGTTTCTTTCGACTTATTCGATTCCGAAGTCTCCGACTTTTATTCTTTTTTGGAAGAAGATCCGAGGATCGCTTCTTTGCATTTGGAACCCTTTGATTTTTATATCGCGCCAGAAAAGGGAAGATTGATTCAAAATTTGCTTTTGCGGGAAACGGATAAATCGCGCGAGGAGATTCGATACTTGATCTTCGATCATTTTGATTCCGTGTTAACTTCTCGTTTGTCGCTTGCGGATCGAAGAGGTGTAAATGTGCGCGGCGTGTATGATTCTCCCGTGGATGCGGAAGGGAAATACCTCGCAAAAGTTTTGAAACTGCCGAGTTCGGAAATTTCAGGGGACGGAAACGAGGAAACGATTGCAAGCGATTCGTTTGGCAAGGGCGGTCTTTTGCATCACAAGACGATGATCGTGGACAACAAGACTTTGATTTCCGGTTCGTATAACTTTTCCATCAGCGCCAGGGACAACAATCGGGAAATTCTATTTAGAACCTCGGATGCGTCGATCGTAGATTCGTATCGAAAAGAATGGGATCGTGTTCGAGCGAACGCAATTCCGTTTCGTGTGGATCCGTTTTTAAAAGAAGAATCGAATTCGCAAAATCGAGGACCGTTTTACTTCGGTTATGCGGAGAATTCGATTCCGAACGGCAAGGAACAGACCCTTTGTAGATCCGATGTTTCCAAGGAGGATTCTTTGTATTTGGAATCCGGAATCGCGTTTTGGAAAATGATTTTGGAATATTCTTTTTCGATCGGGGAAATTTGTAAAAACGTTTCCGACTTTACGGCGACGAGTAGCGGGTTTACCGGGAAGAAAACGAATCATCCGGTTAAGACGCAAAACTTTAGAAAGAATGGAACCGTTCGGACAAAAAACGGGGAAGTTTTGTATTCCGGAAATCAAAACGAAGAATCGAAAGAACAAAGCGGCTTTCGTAAGAAACCCTTGTATTTGTTTTCTCCTTCGTATTATTCGATTCAATCCGGAAATTTATTCTTTCCAAAAGAATTATCGAACATCGACGTTTTGCTTCCGAGTTCGGTTCTTTTGTATCAAAAAGGAAACGGACCGAATCCGATTTCATGGAATCCGAGCGGAAATCTTTTATCCGTAATTCCGAATACGACGGAGGGAATGATCTTCTTGGAATATGATTCTTTTTATTTGGGGTTTTGTTTTCATGAATATTCAAAAAAAGGAATGGAGTATTCGGAACTGATCGACGAGATTCTTTCGTATCGGGAAAGCGAATCGTCTCCGACGTTGCGTTTCGAATCGGAAAGAACTCCGATTCAAAATCGCGCGGACCACGGGAGTTATTGTTATCGTTACTAA
- a CDS encoding LA_2168 family protein: MKRIFVYSIFLMCLPLSANENSNGWTQVSWMGWGLGASEKTETVSRSQSSQAEENRSYWETRMNSSLLHSEADHEFRSPRLNAKVQADLSVMPESKVTFFAGKNLFFEFKKENVSLYLGRVQEDLKTSSFRDWLDGSDGVVLKADFQKQGRLRVDLFDFYSGYSLFEKNVLKDTILNTKKAGLDSAGEIEARNSFPKTFRNRYRGGVSYRLDLPYLDLGFRFQYLNLQNWGRFSNDLVAETDTVSSGDRDYLIHSTLELNAKFSWLYGSFSGILARGQDKTGWNRVRNAASIPITGEAVLLALGVSKNLWKFEIFGFLPNRDKRSENGEVLELGFIGMGSSPSPVFSTNQSLDFFPSAWITDRGLEKQSSLQSGKRQSAWAGVNLEYQKSLMRFRFYAASYFFLKDLEGNSGALTISRNGFRKESLKETMIQALFYFPSESPGFSFSYWKVCLGGSWSDSETARKEVFFQLGAGVVL, encoded by the coding sequence ATGAAACGGATTTTCGTATATTCTATATTTTTAATGTGTTTGCCGCTTTCCGCAAACGAAAATTCGAACGGGTGGACCCAAGTTTCTTGGATGGGTTGGGGATTGGGTGCAAGTGAAAAGACGGAAACCGTATCACGATCACAATCGTCTCAAGCAGAAGAGAATCGTTCGTATTGGGAAACCAGAATGAATTCTTCCTTATTGCATTCGGAAGCCGATCACGAGTTTCGTTCTCCCCGTTTGAACGCAAAGGTGCAAGCGGATTTGAGCGTGATGCCTGAATCCAAAGTTACTTTTTTTGCGGGTAAGAACCTTTTTTTCGAATTCAAAAAGGAAAACGTTTCTCTTTACCTTGGACGGGTTCAAGAGGATTTAAAAACGTCTTCGTTTCGAGATTGGTTGGACGGAAGCGACGGAGTCGTTCTGAAAGCGGATTTTCAGAAACAAGGTCGATTGAGAGTGGATCTTTTCGATTTTTATTCGGGTTATTCTTTGTTTGAGAAGAACGTTCTCAAGGATACGATCCTAAACACGAAGAAGGCCGGGCTGGATTCTGCGGGAGAAATCGAGGCAAGAAATTCTTTTCCGAAGACGTTTCGAAATCGCTATCGAGGCGGCGTAAGTTATCGATTGGATCTTCCTTATTTGGATCTGGGTTTTCGATTTCAATATCTCAATCTTCAAAACTGGGGAAGATTTTCCAACGATCTCGTAGCGGAGACCGATACCGTGAGTTCGGGCGATCGGGATTATTTAATTCATTCCACTTTGGAGCTGAATGCTAAGTTCTCTTGGTTGTACGGTTCCTTCTCGGGAATTTTAGCGAGAGGTCAGGACAAAACGGGTTGGAATCGAGTTCGTAATGCCGCGAGTATTCCGATAACGGGAGAAGCCGTTTTACTTGCGTTAGGCGTTTCGAAGAACCTTTGGAAGTTCGAGATTTTCGGGTTTTTACCGAATCGCGACAAAAGAAGCGAGAACGGAGAGGTTCTCGAACTCGGTTTTATCGGAATGGGTTCTTCTCCTTCTCCGGTTTTTAGCACGAATCAGAGTTTGGATTTTTTTCCGTCCGCATGGATCACGGATCGAGGTTTGGAAAAACAATCCTCGCTTCAAAGCGGAAAACGACAATCTGCTTGGGCCGGGGTCAATTTAGAATATCAAAAATCCTTAATGCGTTTTCGATTTTATGCCGCCTCGTATTTTTTTCTCAAAGACTTGGAAGGAAATTCGGGTGCGTTGACGATTTCGCGAAACGGATTTAGAAAAGAATCTTTGAAAGAAACGATGATCCAAGCCTTGTTTTATTTTCCTTCGGAAAGCCCCGGTTTTTCCTTTTCGTACTGGAAGGTTTGTCTCGGAGGTTCTTGGAGCGATTCGGAAACGGCTAGGAAAGAAGTTTTCTTTCAGTTGGGTGCGGGGGTCGTTTTATGA